In Thermofilum pendens Hrk 5, the sequence CGAGTGGCGTTGCATGGTGAACAGAGAGGAGGGCAAGAGGGGCGTCTGCGGGCTAGGCAAGGAGGTGCGTGTTGCTAGCGCTTTCCTCCATGTCGGGGAGGAGGCGCCGCTAGTACCGTCCGGGACAATTTTCTTCACGGGTTGTAGCTTCAAGTGCGTGTATTGCCAGAACTGGGATATCTCCACCAGGGTTGATAACGGCGAGAAGGTTACTCCACAGGAGCTCGCAGGAATAGCCACCGCCCTGTACCTCAGGGGGGCCAGGAACATTAACTACGTGGGCGGGAACCCGGATCAGCAGCTCCACGTTATACTCGAGTCGTTGCGCTACATGGACGTAAATGTCCCACTGCTGTGGAACTCCAACATGTACATGTCGCAGGAGGCTCTATCACTGCTCCTAGACGTGGTGGACATATGGCTACCGGACTTCAAGTACGGTAATGACGATTGCGCTAGGAGGCTCTCCGGGGTTCCAAGGTACTTCGAGGTTGTTTCGAGAAACCACAAAGTAGTCTGCGACGCAGGCAGAGACATAATCATCAGGCACCTGGTGCTCCCGTCGCACGTAGAGTGCTGCACCAAGCCCGTCCTGAAATGGATCTCGGAAAACTGTCCAAGAGCGCTTGTCAACGTGATGGACCAGTATAGGCCCGAGCACCTCGTGGCGAGGTTCCCACAAAGGTGGCCCGAGATAGCTAGGCGCCCAACCGCTAGCGAAATAAGAGAGGCCTACGAGTACGCGGATAGGCTGGGTCTAGCATGGAGGCCGGTCTCTCTGTAGGCGGCTACGAGGTGGACCTGCGCCCCGTCCGAGAGATCAGGAAGCTGGGGGCGCGCAGAGTTCTACTTCAGGCTCCCGACGGGCTCAAACACGTCGCCAGAGAGCTGGCGGCAAGGCTTGCCGCTGACGGCGTCGAAGCATACGTTTCGGGCGGGCACGCTTGGGGAGGGTGCGACGTAGCCTTGCAGGAAGCTCGGGCAATCAACGCCGACGCGATACTGCACTTAGGGCACCACGGCTTCGTGGGCGCTAGGGTGGACGCGCCCCCTGTCATCTTCGTGCCTGTCTACTACGAGGGTTTGCTTTTCGAAACCTTCGAGAAAGTCGTGAGGAACGTAGCCCTCAAGGGGTACAGGAGGGTAACTATAGGCACGACTTACCAGCACGCGAAGTACTTCTCCAGGCTCGTGAGGCTCGCCGAGGATGCCGGGCTAACGGTTGCAGGGAGGCACCTCGACGGGTACCTTGGGCTGGTAGTCGGGTGCAACTATGCGGCACTCGCCGAGGACGCTGAGGCCGTGATCGTAGTGGCTGGCGGCGTCTTCCACGCTCTGGGAGCGGCGCTCTGGACCGGCGCGCCCACGTGGAGGGTAGATCCGTACACTGGGGACTACGGGCCCGTTGACGTAAAGCCGATTGTAGCCAGGAGGCTCAGAGACCTCTCCCGCGCCATAGAGGCTAGAAGCTTCCTAGTGGCGGTATCGTCAAAGACGGGCCAGAGGAGGCCGGAGATCGCGCGGAGAATCAGGGATCTCCTCGCGGAGCGCGGGCTGCGGGCTGAGCTCGCAGTGTTCGACGAGGTCACAAGAGAGGGTCTGCTCAACCTAGGCTCCTACGACGCCTACGTCAACACGGCTTGCCCGAGGCTCGCAGTCGATGACCCCGACTTATTTCCTGGGCCCGTGGTAAACCCAGGGGAACTTAAGTACGTCCTAAAGGGGAGCCTAGAGGGTTACTCGCCCCGGGATCTCTTCCGCTTCGACGTCCTGGCCCCGCCGTAGTAAAGCTCCTTGAGAAGAAGCGCGTCCTGCTCTAGGTTTGGGCTCTCCGAAATAACTACTCCCTTAACATTGTAGTCCCTGAGGACCTTCACGAGTAGCTTGTAGTCCAGGTCGGCCTCCGTGAGGTTGAGGTGCCTGATCTCCCCTTTCTCACCGTACTCGATGCCGGATACGTGGATATGCATGTTGTCGAGTGCTATTCTGCCGAGCCTGCTTTCGAGTGCATCCAGCACCGCGGCGAAGTCCTGGTACTGCCTGAGCGCGCCTTTACCCCTAGCGTGCAAGTGGGCAAAGTCGATCGTAGGCAGTACATTCTCCACTTCCTCGCTTAGTCGAATAACTTCCTCCAATGAACCGAACTCCGAGGGCTTGCCGAGAACCTCGGGCCTAAGCCATATCTCGACGCCTTCGTCTCGAAGTTGCCTCGCGATCGCGGCTACCTCCGACTTTATCCTGGCGTACGCGGACTCCGGCTCGCTGTCCCCGTAGTACCCCGCGTGGAAGCAGACGCTCCAAGCGCCAGCCTTGAAGCCTACCTCGGCGCTCCTCAACACCCTCTCCGCGCTGGCCTTCACCTTCGACTCATCGGCGCTGTTCAGGTTGACGTAGTAGGGAGCGTGGACCGTGAGCACTATTTCCAGCTCGTGCCGCAACTTCTTGACCTCCTGAGCGCTCTTATCGTCCAGGAAGATCTTCCTCACGAACTCTATCTCCATGGCATCCAGCCCGAGCCGCTTAACCTCAAGCATCCCCTCCTTTACACCACCCTTAGAAACCGTGGTCGGTATCCCGGCAGGCCCGAAATACAGCTTATCAGGTTTCCACATACTAAGCAATCTCTCCACGCGAGCCTAAAAACTTGATCAAAGGCGACGGCGACTTATCTGGCGGTAAAGTAAATAAAAAGATGGGTGAAGTGGTTAAGGGGGTTGCAATGTCGCTTCCGTTTACACCTGCTACTGAGAAGCAGAAGATGTTGCTGGGAGCTCTCGAAAGCCCGGACGTGGACCTAGTGGGGGTCTTCGGTCCCAGCGGTACGGGGAAAAGCTTCGTCGTGCTCCTCTACGGCCTCTCTGCGGTTCGGAGCGGGAAGTACAAGAGGATGGTGGTCGTAAAGCCTCTAGTAAGCCTCTCCAGGTCTAAGGTACTCGACTCCAGCGAGATGGGTAACCTCTTCTTCGAGATAGCCTCCTCCTACGTGGAAGACGTGGCCGGCGACTACGTAGACCTGAAGGAGCTTAGGGAGATGTTCGACCAGAGAAAGGTGGTGTTCGTCGACCCGGACTTCCTCGCAGGTAGGACTTTCGACAACAGCCTGGTCTTCCTGGACGACGTCCAGTACGCCTCGCCCGACCTCGTGACGGAGTGCATCATTAGAACCGGGAAGAACTCCAAGCTCGTAATAGCTGGTGACCCCATACTCCAGGCGCTCGAAGGAAAGACGAGAAACACTGCCGCTATAGCCCGGGAGTTGCTCCTCGGGGAGGAGAGGTCCCTCGTTATAAACATGGGTATAAACGACATAGTGAGGCCCGGCTCCAAGAGAGGCTTCAAGCTGGCGCTCGAGTCAAGGTTGAGGCGCAGGGCCCTCAGCGAAGAGGAGGAGAAGGTGAAAGCGATACTTCAAAGCCATGCCCCTGACGCCGACGTGGTGACCGTGGTCTGGCTAAAAGACCTGAAGGAAAAGTTCGGCGCGCACACAGCCCCCGATGTCCTGGCGGTCGCGAAGGAGAATACCCTGAGCAGGCTTATAGGGAAGAAGGGCGAAAGGATAAACAAGGCCCAGGAGGAGGCGGGGGTCCAGATAAGGGCTGTCGAGTTGACGCAGGATCTCGGGGAGATAGTGAAGGCAATACACCCAGTGGGGTGGATCAGGAAGCATATCACGAGCGTAGAGATAGAGGGCTCGGAGCTCGCCGTATACGTAAATCCCGACGAGTACGGAGCATTCGTAGGCAAACAAGGGTCCTACATCAGGTTCTTGGACGCCGCTGTACGGAGGCTTCTGGGGCTCGGGGTCAGGGGGAAGCACGCCGAGAAGACCGAGCAGCGAGGAGCAAAGAGGAAGTAATGGGTAATGAGCTACAAGGCAGTCATAGTAGCAGAGAAAAACTCTGTTGCGCGTGCAATAGCCAGCTTCCTAGGCGGGAGTAGCGTCCGGAGGTTCCGCGTCGAGAGGGTGCCTGCCTACGAGTTCCTCTGGGAGGGAGGAAAGCACCTATCCATAGGCGTGAGCGGGCACATACTTGACTTCGACTTCCCCGAGGAGTATAACAAGTGGGAGAGCGTCGACCCCCGGGTACTCTTCTTCACGAACCCCGTGCTCGTCACTCGGGAAGGCGCGTACATCTACGTCAGAGCCTTGAAGACTCTGGCCCGGCAGACGTCGACAGTGATACTCGCGCTTGACGCGGACGTCGAGGGCGAGGCGATAGCCTTCGAAGTGATGAGGATAATGAAGAGCGTGAACCCGGAGCTCGAGTTCCGTAGAGCGTGGTTCAGCGCGGTGACTAAAAGCGATATACTGGAGGCTTTCAGGAAGCTGAGGGAGCCGAACGAGAACCTGGCGAACAAGGCTTTTGCTAGGATGGTTGTAGACCTCACGATAGGTGCGAGCTTCACGCGTATACTCACTCTCTCGGCTAGGAGGA encodes:
- a CDS encoding TIM barrel protein, which translates into the protein MWKPDKLYFGPAGIPTTVSKGGVKEGMLEVKRLGLDAMEIEFVRKIFLDDKSAQEVKKLRHELEIVLTVHAPYYVNLNSADESKVKASAERVLRSAEVGFKAGAWSVCFHAGYYGDSEPESAYARIKSEVAAIARQLRDEGVEIWLRPEVLGKPSEFGSLEEVIRLSEEVENVLPTIDFAHLHARGKGALRQYQDFAAVLDALESRLGRIALDNMHIHVSGIEYGEKGEIRHLNLTEADLDYKLLVKVLRDYNVKGVVISESPNLEQDALLLKELYYGGARTSKRKRSRGE
- a CDS encoding PhoH family protein; this translates as MGEVVKGVAMSLPFTPATEKQKMLLGALESPDVDLVGVFGPSGTGKSFVVLLYGLSAVRSGKYKRMVVVKPLVSLSRSKVLDSSEMGNLFFEIASSYVEDVAGDYVDLKELREMFDQRKVVFVDPDFLAGRTFDNSLVFLDDVQYASPDLVTECIIRTGKNSKLVIAGDPILQALEGKTRNTAAIARELLLGEERSLVINMGINDIVRPGSKRGFKLALESRLRRRALSEEEEKVKAILQSHAPDADVVTVVWLKDLKEKFGAHTAPDVLAVAKENTLSRLIGKKGERINKAQEEAGVQIRAVELTQDLGEIVKAIHPVGWIRKHITSVEIEGSELAVYVNPDEYGAFVGKQGSYIRFLDAAVRRLLGLGVRGKHAEKTEQRGAKRK
- the dph2 gene encoding diphthamide biosynthesis enzyme Dph2, producing MEAGLSVGGYEVDLRPVREIRKLGARRVLLQAPDGLKHVARELAARLAADGVEAYVSGGHAWGGCDVALQEARAINADAILHLGHHGFVGARVDAPPVIFVPVYYEGLLFETFEKVVRNVALKGYRRVTIGTTYQHAKYFSRLVRLAEDAGLTVAGRHLDGYLGLVVGCNYAALAEDAEAVIVVAGGVFHALGAALWTGAPTWRVDPYTGDYGPVDVKPIVARRLRDLSRAIEARSFLVAVSSKTGQRRPEIARRIRDLLAERGLRAELAVFDEVTREGLLNLGSYDAYVNTACPRLAVDDPDLFPGPVVNPGELKYVLKGSLEGYSPRDLFRFDVLAPP
- a CDS encoding radical SAM protein: MRFREEYEYISLIRPDSVTVWEYPEVRERLSHYLGVLRGEKPARYRVARRMPVDYDEKAPLEELLDVHRSYSRDFEKVYAESVEKGLEKNLPSKSYLDLKIEIAKRMLRSCFFCEWRCMVNREEGKRGVCGLGKEVRVASAFLHVGEEAPLVPSGTIFFTGCSFKCVYCQNWDISTRVDNGEKVTPQELAGIATALYLRGARNINYVGGNPDQQLHVILESLRYMDVNVPLLWNSNMYMSQEALSLLLDVVDIWLPDFKYGNDDCARRLSGVPRYFEVVSRNHKVVCDAGRDIIIRHLVLPSHVECCTKPVLKWISENCPRALVNVMDQYRPEHLVARFPQRWPEIARRPTASEIREAYEYADRLGLAWRPVSL